One stretch of Bradyrhizobium canariense DNA includes these proteins:
- a CDS encoding methyl-accepting chemotaxis protein, protein MPVTQFVKLDDAATVPSDSERLVDQLSNRIGGLGVELADVAGNLQEVAGRVSSQSDRFRHLQKTAETMVSANHDIATASGAVQSATSAAVSEITQSRAAVETAVQHIAALIEAVGRIERRLGSVGTALAQVAKVSGSIEAIAKQTNLLALNATIEAARAGAAGRGFAVVASEVKSLAEATRQATHLIGDTVRDLDGQVGNLIGESGDASLRAKSAGEGAEQIQNIIMRVQTGFTSVGHEIDGVAKAATSNLSHCDMVISELSHLAKGVDLSSTDLKQADDRVARLLDLSEGLISLIADSGVETSDAPLIRITVDTAKQIAAAFEAGLARGDISLAQLLDENYREIPGTNPKQYLTDYVAFTDRILPPIQDPIQKIAPRIVFCVAWAKGGYLPTHNPNYRLPQGADPVWNNANCRNRRLFNDRAVHKVADNTKPFLLQTYRRDMGGGNFVLMKDVSSPIYVRGRHWGAFRMGFRQT, encoded by the coding sequence ATGCCGGTTACGCAGTTCGTGAAGTTGGACGATGCCGCCACGGTGCCATCCGATAGCGAGCGTCTGGTCGATCAGCTTTCGAACCGGATTGGCGGCCTTGGCGTCGAGCTCGCCGACGTGGCGGGAAACCTGCAGGAAGTCGCGGGCCGCGTCTCCAGCCAATCCGATCGTTTCCGGCATCTGCAGAAGACTGCGGAGACGATGGTTTCCGCCAATCACGACATCGCCACAGCGTCGGGCGCGGTGCAGTCCGCCACATCGGCGGCCGTCAGCGAAATCACACAGTCGCGCGCTGCGGTGGAGACCGCGGTCCAGCATATCGCCGCCTTGATCGAAGCCGTCGGCCGCATCGAGCGCCGCCTTGGTTCGGTCGGAACCGCGCTCGCGCAGGTCGCCAAGGTATCCGGCTCGATCGAAGCGATCGCGAAGCAAACCAACCTGCTCGCCCTGAATGCGACCATCGAGGCCGCCCGCGCCGGCGCGGCGGGAAGAGGCTTTGCCGTCGTCGCCAGCGAGGTGAAGAGCCTTGCCGAAGCGACGCGCCAGGCGACGCATCTGATCGGCGACACCGTTCGCGATCTCGACGGCCAGGTCGGCAATTTGATCGGCGAGAGCGGCGACGCCTCGCTGCGGGCCAAGAGCGCCGGCGAAGGCGCCGAGCAGATTCAGAACATCATCATGCGGGTGCAGACCGGCTTCACATCGGTCGGTCATGAAATCGATGGCGTCGCCAAGGCAGCCACTTCCAATCTCTCCCACTGCGATATGGTGATTTCCGAGCTCAGCCACCTTGCCAAGGGCGTCGATCTGTCATCGACCGATCTCAAGCAGGCCGACGACCGGGTCGCGAGGCTGCTGGACCTTTCCGAAGGGCTGATCTCGCTGATCGCCGACAGCGGGGTGGAAACTTCAGATGCACCGCTGATCCGCATCACCGTCGATACCGCAAAGCAGATCGCCGCTGCGTTCGAGGCGGGTCTTGCGCGAGGTGACATCAGCCTCGCGCAGTTGCTGGATGAGAACTATCGCGAGATTCCGGGCACCAATCCCAAGCAATACCTCACGGACTATGTCGCGTTCACCGACCGGATCTTGCCGCCGATCCAGGATCCGATTCAAAAGATCGCCCCCCGGATCGTCTTTTGCGTCGCATGGGCAAAGGGCGGATATCTTCCCACGCATAATCCGAACTATCGCCTGCCGCAGGGCGCAGACCCGGTTTGGAATAATGCGAACTGCCGCAACAGGCGGTTGTTCAACGACCGCGCGGTACACAAGGTAGCTGACAATACCAAGCCGTTCCTGTTGCAAACCTATCGCCGCGATATGGGCGGCGGCAATTTCGTCCTGATGAAGGACGTCTCGTCGCCGATTTACGTCCGCGGCCGCCATTGGGGCGCGTTCCGCATGGGCTTTCGGCAAACCTGA
- the ruvA gene encoding Holliday junction branch migration protein RuvA has translation MIGKLKGLIDSYGEDYVIVDVGGVGYQVHCSARTLQTLPSPGEAAVLSIETYVREDQIKLFGFRSDIEREWFRLLQTVQGVGAKVALAVLSTLPPAELANAIALRDKAAVTRTPGVGPKVAERIVTELKDKAPAFANVDPALVHLSGAIDDQRAPRPVTDAISALVNLGYGQPQAAAAIASASRSAGENAETAQLIRLGLKELAK, from the coding sequence ATGATCGGCAAGCTCAAAGGCCTGATCGACAGCTATGGGGAGGATTACGTGATCGTCGACGTCGGGGGCGTCGGCTATCAGGTGCACTGTTCGGCGCGGACATTGCAAACGCTGCCGTCGCCCGGCGAGGCCGCGGTGCTGTCGATCGAGACCTATGTGCGCGAGGACCAGATCAAACTGTTCGGCTTTCGCAGCGACATCGAGCGCGAATGGTTTCGCTTGCTGCAGACCGTGCAGGGCGTCGGCGCGAAAGTGGCGCTTGCCGTGCTCTCAACCCTGCCACCGGCGGAGCTAGCGAACGCGATCGCGCTGCGCGACAAGGCCGCGGTGACGCGCACGCCGGGCGTCGGCCCGAAAGTCGCCGAGCGTATCGTCACCGAACTGAAGGACAAGGCGCCGGCCTTCGCCAATGTCGACCCGGCGTTGGTGCATCTTTCCGGCGCGATCGACGATCAACGCGCGCCGCGTCCGGTCACCGATGCAATTTCGGCGCTGGTCAATCTCGGCTACGGCCAGCCGCAGGCGGCCGCCGCCATTGCGTCCGCCTCGCGAAGCGCCGGCGAGAATGCGGAGACCGCGCAACTGATCCGGCTCGGCCTGAAGGAGCTGGCGAAGTGA
- the ruvC gene encoding crossover junction endodeoxyribonuclease RuvC yields MTSPPIRHPVRILGIDPGLRRTGWGVIEIDGNRLTFVGCGSVEPQDDLPLASRLLAIHEGLATVLGDFQPAEAAVEQTFVNKDGVATLKLGQARGVAMLAPAIFGISVAEYAPNQVKKTVVGVGHADKNQILMMLKILLPKAEPKSADAADALAIAITHAHHRASAALRMKVMSL; encoded by the coding sequence ATGACATCACCGCCGATTCGCCATCCCGTCCGTATCCTTGGCATCGATCCGGGCCTGCGCCGCACCGGCTGGGGCGTGATCGAGATCGACGGCAACCGGCTGACCTTTGTCGGCTGCGGCTCGGTGGAACCACAGGACGACCTGCCGCTGGCGAGCCGCCTGCTGGCGATCCATGAGGGGCTCGCCACTGTGCTCGGCGACTTCCAGCCGGCCGAAGCTGCGGTCGAACAGACTTTCGTCAACAAGGACGGCGTTGCCACGCTGAAGCTCGGACAGGCGCGAGGCGTTGCGATGCTGGCGCCGGCGATATTCGGGATATCGGTCGCGGAATACGCCCCGAACCAGGTGAAGAAGACCGTGGTCGGCGTCGGCCACGCCGACAAGAATCAGATTCTGATGATGTTGAAGATTCTGCTGCCGAAGGCCGAGCCGAAATCCGCCGACGCTGCCGACGCCTTGGCCATCGCCATCACGCACGCGCATCACCGCGCCAGCGCGGCGCTCAGGATGAAGGTCATGAGCCTATGA
- a CDS encoding (2Fe-2S)-binding protein: MTTTLTINGETKSFDAPAEMPLLWVLRDILGMTGTKFGCGIAQCGACTVHIDGKPVRSCMLPVSAVRDRAVTTIEGIGASAAGAKVQKAWLDLEVIQCGYCQSGQIMSAAALLAATPNPDDSDIDAAMAGNICRCGTYVRIRAAIKQAASGRQS, translated from the coding sequence ATGACAACCACGCTGACGATCAATGGCGAGACGAAGTCCTTCGACGCTCCCGCCGAAATGCCGTTGCTCTGGGTTCTCCGCGACATCCTCGGCATGACCGGCACCAAATTTGGCTGCGGCATTGCCCAATGCGGCGCCTGCACGGTTCATATCGACGGCAAACCGGTGCGTTCCTGCATGCTGCCGGTCAGCGCGGTGCGCGATCGCGCCGTCACCACCATCGAAGGCATCGGTGCATCGGCCGCCGGCGCGAAAGTGCAAAAGGCCTGGCTTGATCTCGAAGTGATCCAGTGCGGCTATTGCCAATCGGGCCAGATCATGTCGGCCGCGGCGCTGCTGGCGGCCACGCCCAATCCGGATGATTCCGACATCGACGCCGCGATGGCCGGAAATATCTGCCGCTGCGGCACCTATGTGCGGATCCGTGCAGCCATCAAGCAGGCTGCTTCCGGTCGCCAGTCGTAG
- a CDS encoding YebC/PmpR family DNA-binding transcriptional regulator, whose product MAGHSQFKNIMHRKGRQDAQKSKLFGKLAREITVAAKLGTPDPAMNPRLRAAVVAARAENMPKDNIERAIKKALGGEGDNYDEIRYEGYGPGGVAVIVEALTDNRNRAASDIRSYFTKSGGNLGETGSVAFLFDRTGVIEYDASVASDDAMLDAAIEAGADDVASSESGHEIYASQETFRDVAKALEAKFGEARKAALTWKPHNTVAVDDETGEKLLKLMDLLNEHDDVQNVFANFEISDALVAKMGG is encoded by the coding sequence ATGGCCGGCCATTCCCAATTCAAGAACATCATGCACCGCAAGGGGCGGCAGGACGCCCAGAAGTCGAAGCTGTTCGGCAAGCTGGCGCGGGAAATCACGGTAGCTGCGAAGCTTGGAACCCCGGATCCCGCGATGAATCCGCGCCTGCGCGCGGCGGTGGTCGCAGCGCGCGCGGAAAACATGCCGAAGGATAATATCGAGCGCGCGATCAAGAAAGCGCTCGGCGGCGAGGGCGATAATTACGACGAGATTCGCTACGAGGGGTACGGCCCGGGCGGCGTCGCCGTGATCGTCGAGGCACTGACCGACAACCGCAACCGCGCAGCCTCCGATATCCGATCCTACTTCACCAAATCCGGCGGCAATCTGGGTGAAACCGGTTCGGTGGCCTTCTTGTTCGATCGCACCGGCGTCATCGAATATGACGCCAGCGTCGCATCTGACGACGCAATGCTGGATGCGGCCATCGAGGCCGGCGCCGACGACGTTGCCTCCAGCGAAAGCGGCCACGAGATCTATGCGTCGCAGGAGACCTTCCGCGACGTCGCCAAGGCGCTGGAAGCCAAGTTCGGCGAAGCGCGCAAGGCCGCGTTGACCTGGAAGCCGCACAATACGGTCGCGGTGGACGACGAGACCGGCGAGAAGCTGTTGAAGCTGATGGACCTGTTGAACGAACATGACGACGTGCAGAACGTGTTCGCCAATTTCGAGATTTCCGACGCGCTGGTCGCCAAGATGGGCGGGTAG